A single region of the Octopus bimaculoides isolate UCB-OBI-ISO-001 chromosome 6, ASM119413v2, whole genome shotgun sequence genome encodes:
- the LOC106879176 gene encoding ester hydrolase C11orf54 homolog, giving the protein MAVELSDPPSIKLPLKIPDEAELVSVLSKGLLKNFQDVSVNIVDCPDLREKPFQLAAEGICGNPCVADIGGPPFLLPTVHKEKIYNIKTISEISGQQDGFFIGAGAGPAHLIGVNSEMMCNVNLNKPDGCQTYIAKVNPENGCFNLKQIEHSSFMLMANLLCCEGKQGKVIEVKASKRIGDDNFPTAIRKTLKSQYGSEPVALGGVFIIENGKAKLHIMPDFSCKPINNVTELNNWLRFYEANAPLVCLGELISHDPDLDLREEHFHCFSPHGQGGHYHYDVTPEEVSYRAYFSVAKTLYRIDKPEHPLNFGKD; this is encoded by the exons TTTTGTCCAAGGGGTTATTAAAGAATTTTCAAGATGTGTCTGTCAACATTGTTGACTGCCCTGATTtgagagagaaaccatttcaattGGCTGCTGAAG GTATATGCGGAAATCCTTGTGTTGCTGACATTGGAggtcctccttttcttcttcccacTGTCCATAAAGAAAAG atttataatattaaaacaatatctgAAATTTCTGGTCAACAAGATGGATTTTTCATTGGTGCTGGAGCTGGCCCAGCTCATTTGATAGGGGTTAATTCTGAG ATGATGTGCAATGTGAACCTAAATAAACCAGATGGGTGTCAGACTTACATCGCAAAGGTCAATCCTGAG aatggTTGCTTTAATCTAAAACAAATTGAACATTCAAGTTTTATGTTAATGGCTAATTTACTTTGCTGTGAAGGTAAACAGGGAAAG GTAATCGAAGTGAAAGCGAGCAAGCGCATTGGTGATGATAATTTTCCCACAGCAATTCGGAAAACTTTAAAGTCTCAATATGGCAGTGAACCTGTAGCATTAGGTGGTGTATTTATCATAGAAAATGGTAAAGCTAAGCTTCATATTATG CCTGATTTCAGTTGTAAACCAATAAATAATGTCACAGAACTTAATAATTGGCTTCGTTTTTATGAAGCAAATGCACCTTTGGTGTGTCTTGGAGAATTGATTTCCCATGATCCT GATCTGGACTTAAGAGAGGAACATTTCCACTGCTTCAGTCCTCATGGACAGGGTggtcattatcattatgatgTCACTCCAGAAGAAGTTAGTTATCGAGCATATTTCTCTGTTGCCAAAACCCTGTATAGAATTGATAAGCCAGAACATCCACTTAATTTTGGTAAAGATTAA